In a genomic window of Flavobacterium sp. KACC 22761:
- a CDS encoding beta-N-acetylhexosaminidase — translation MKYLLVLLFAGLTSSAQIQKEQLNLMPWPQSVVLNDGNFALNKNFKVNITGNPNPRIFGGVTRFLRRLDGRTGMFFSQGFITKLNEVPSAELQINCAKSGKIGLYEDESYHLDIKQNKITINATSDLGALHGLETLLQMLQNNNTSFYFPNSQISDFPRFTWRGLMIDASRHFQPIDVIKRNIDGLAAMKMNVFHWHLVDDQGWRIEMKKHPKLIEKASDGLYYTQEEIRNIVKYADERGILIVPEIDVPGHGSSILTAYPEIGSKVITVTGGTSEKNIQGTAISTYGIERNAGIFSPTLDPSNPKTYQLLSEIFDEVCPLFPGAYFHIGGDENEGKDWDANPKIQEFKKKHNLKTNHELQTYFTMQLAPMLKKHGKQLMGWEEIMTKDLSKDAIVHSWRGANEGMAAGQSLIDAVKKGYKTVLSNGYYIDLMYPVESHYLNDPMPKGANLTTEEKAKILGGEATMWTELVTPETIDSRVWPRTAAIAERLWSAEDITDVSNMRKRLDVVSFRLEEIGLTHIRNKGVILRNIANNQDVSILNEFSNVCEPLKGYTRNKGGTEYQMYSPLTLFADACTADAKDAISFNEVATQYAANKTPENKAKVTAFLTKWIALNKGLNELSANAPLVQPILPLAKRLSDASEQVLLALDNKSALKAEDLKKLIEDCNTKDFADVELAVYAGLKKLI, via the coding sequence ATGAAATATTTATTAGTCTTACTATTTGCGGGCTTAACGTCTAGTGCTCAAATTCAAAAAGAGCAACTTAATTTAATGCCTTGGCCTCAAAGTGTTGTTTTAAATGATGGCAATTTTGCTTTAAATAAAAACTTTAAAGTGAATATTACTGGAAACCCGAATCCAAGAATTTTTGGAGGAGTTACTCGTTTTTTGCGTCGTTTAGATGGACGGACTGGTATGTTTTTCTCTCAAGGTTTTATTACAAAATTAAATGAGGTTCCGTCAGCAGAGCTACAGATCAATTGTGCTAAAAGCGGAAAAATTGGTTTGTATGAAGACGAAAGCTATCATTTAGATATCAAACAAAACAAGATCACAATAAACGCAACAAGTGATTTAGGAGCTTTACACGGGCTTGAAACCTTATTGCAAATGTTGCAGAATAACAATACATCATTTTATTTTCCGAATTCACAGATTTCTGATTTTCCTCGTTTTACTTGGAGAGGATTAATGATTGATGCTTCAAGACATTTTCAGCCAATTGATGTCATCAAAAGAAATATTGATGGACTTGCAGCAATGAAAATGAATGTTTTCCACTGGCATTTGGTCGATGATCAAGGATGGAGAATTGAAATGAAAAAACATCCAAAACTGATCGAAAAAGCATCAGATGGATTGTATTATACACAAGAGGAAATTAGAAATATCGTAAAATATGCTGATGAGCGCGGTATTTTAATTGTTCCAGAAATAGATGTTCCGGGTCATGGTTCGTCAATACTTACTGCTTATCCAGAAATTGGAAGCAAAGTAATTACGGTGACCGGTGGAACTTCCGAAAAAAATATTCAAGGTACAGCAATTTCTACCTATGGAATTGAAAGAAATGCGGGTATTTTTTCGCCAACATTAGATCCTTCAAATCCAAAAACATATCAATTGTTAAGTGAAATTTTTGATGAGGTTTGCCCATTATTCCCAGGCGCTTATTTTCATATTGGGGGAGATGAGAATGAAGGAAAAGACTGGGATGCAAACCCAAAAATTCAAGAGTTTAAAAAGAAACATAATTTAAAAACAAACCACGAATTGCAGACGTATTTTACCATGCAATTGGCTCCAATGCTTAAAAAACATGGAAAACAATTAATGGGTTGGGAAGAAATTATGACAAAAGATCTTTCAAAAGATGCAATTGTGCATTCTTGGAGAGGTGCAAACGAAGGAATGGCTGCTGGACAATCTTTAATTGATGCAGTTAAAAAAGGATATAAAACAGTATTGTCAAACGGATATTATATCGACTTGATGTATCCTGTTGAAAGTCATTATTTGAATGATCCAATGCCAAAAGGAGCTAATTTAACAACGGAAGAAAAAGCAAAAATCTTAGGAGGTGAAGCGACCATGTGGACAGAACTTGTAACTCCTGAAACAATTGACTCAAGAGTTTGGCCAAGAACTGCCGCAATTGCAGAAAGACTTTGGTCTGCAGAAGATATTACCGATGTATCAAATATGCGCAAACGTCTTGATGTCGTTTCGTTCAGATTGGAGGAAATTGGATTGACGCACATTCGTAATAAAGGAGTAATCTTAAGAAATATTGCAAACAATCAAGATGTCAGTATTTTGAATGAATTCTCAAATGTTTGCGAGCCTTTAAAAGGATATACAAGAAACAAGGGCGGGACAGAATATCAAATGTATTCTCCATTGACACTTTTTGCAGATGCATGTACCGCCGACGCTAAAGATGCAATTAGTTTTAATGAAGTGGCAACACAATATGCAGCAAATAAAACCCCAGAAAACAAAGCAAAAGTGACCGCATTTTTGACCAAGTGGATTGCTTTAAACAAAGGGTTAAATGAACTAAGTGCAAATGCGCCATTAGTTCAACCAATTCTTCCTTTGGCAAAAAGATTGAGCGACGCGTCAGAGCAAGTTTTATTAGCTCTTGACAATAAATCGGCTTTAAAAGCAGAAGATTTGAAAAAATTAATTGAGGATTGTAATACAAAAGATTTTGCCGATGTTGAGTTGGCGGTTTACGCTGGATTGAAGAAATTAATATGA
- the nagB gene encoding glucosamine-6-phosphate deaminase, with amino-acid sequence MKSALEIKPDISYKSAGKFEETRFEKIHNEIFKSSAEASVIVAQEIAQLIRSKQEKNKSCVLGLATGSSPIKVYEELVRMHREEGLSFNNVITFNLDEYYPMSKENNQSYHYFMHQHLFNHIDIKPENVNIPDGTVAIDELNQYCIDYEMNIKQAGGLDFQLLGIGRTGHVGFNEPGSHVNSGTRIITLDHITRVDASSDFNGIDNVPKRAITMGVSTIMRSKRIVLMAWGQNKADIIKRTVQGDISSEVPATFLQNHPNATFVLDQSAASELTRFKTPWLVGECIWTQELKSKAIVWLCQKTKQSILKLTDRDYNNNGMSDLLAQEGSAYDLNINMFNVLQHTITGWPGGKPNTDDSHRPERANPAKKRVILFSPHPDDDVISMGGTFSKLIKQGHDVHVVYQTSGNIAVTDDEALKFAEVASDFVGEGKSDINFKAVIDFLNNKSENQIDSLEVRKLKGLIRRRESYGATRYIGLKDENTHFLDLPFYETGQVKKNPLGQVDIDIVKNIIAKIKPHQVFAAGDLADPHGTHEVCLNAIFAAMAALKSEKYMDDCWLWLYRGAWHEWDIHEIDMAVPLSPSEVLLKRHAILYHQSQKDRVMFQGNDSREFWVRAEDRNKNTAILYDELGLAEYEAIEAFKRFDY; translated from the coding sequence ATGAAAAGTGCTTTAGAAATAAAACCTGATATCAGTTATAAAAGCGCCGGTAAATTTGAAGAAACTAGATTTGAGAAAATTCACAACGAAATCTTCAAAAGCTCTGCCGAAGCATCAGTAATTGTAGCGCAGGAAATCGCTCAGTTAATCAGATCTAAGCAAGAAAAAAATAAATCTTGTGTACTTGGTCTGGCAACAGGTTCTTCTCCTATAAAAGTATATGAGGAACTAGTGAGAATGCACAGAGAAGAAGGATTAAGCTTTAACAATGTGATCACTTTTAACTTGGATGAGTATTATCCAATGTCAAAAGAAAACAATCAGAGCTACCATTATTTCATGCATCAGCATCTTTTTAATCATATTGATATTAAACCTGAAAATGTTAATATTCCCGATGGTACAGTTGCAATTGATGAATTGAATCAATACTGTATTGATTATGAAATGAATATTAAACAGGCAGGAGGTCTTGATTTTCAATTATTGGGAATTGGACGAACTGGCCACGTTGGTTTTAACGAACCAGGTTCACACGTTAATTCTGGGACAAGAATTATTACTTTGGACCATATTACAAGAGTCGATGCATCGTCAGATTTTAATGGTATAGACAACGTTCCAAAACGTGCAATAACGATGGGAGTTTCAACTATTATGAGATCAAAACGTATTGTATTGATGGCGTGGGGACAAAACAAGGCTGATATTATTAAAAGAACTGTTCAAGGTGATATTAGTTCAGAAGTTCCTGCTACATTTTTGCAGAATCATCCAAACGCGACCTTTGTCTTAGATCAGTCAGCAGCATCAGAATTGACTCGTTTTAAAACGCCTTGGCTTGTTGGTGAATGTATTTGGACACAAGAGTTAAAAAGTAAAGCGATTGTTTGGTTGTGCCAAAAAACAAAACAGTCGATATTGAAATTGACAGACCGTGATTACAATAACAACGGAATGTCTGATCTTTTGGCACAAGAAGGTTCTGCTTACGATTTGAATATCAATATGTTCAATGTATTGCAGCACACCATTACAGGATGGCCTGGAGGAAAACCAAATACAGATGATTCACATCGTCCGGAAAGAGCAAATCCAGCCAAAAAAAGAGTTATTCTTTTCAGTCCGCATCCAGATGATGATGTGATTTCAATGGGCGGAACTTTTTCAAAATTGATAAAACAAGGTCACGATGTTCATGTTGTTTATCAAACTTCTGGAAATATAGCTGTTACAGATGATGAAGCGTTAAAATTTGCTGAAGTTGCTAGTGATTTTGTTGGAGAAGGCAAATCAGATATCAATTTCAAAGCAGTAATTGATTTTCTAAACAATAAATCGGAAAACCAAATAGACTCTCTTGAAGTTCGAAAATTAAAAGGACTTATTAGAAGAAGAGAATCTTATGGAGCAACGAGATATATTGGTTTAAAAGATGAAAATACGCATTTCTTAGATCTTCCTTTTTATGAAACTGGGCAGGTTAAAAAAAATCCGCTTGGTCAAGTAGATATTGATATTGTAAAAAATATTATTGCCAAAATAAAACCGCACCAAGTATTTGCAGCTGGAGATCTTGCTGATCCGCATGGAACACATGAGGTTTGCTTGAATGCAATTTTTGCAGCAATGGCCGCATTAAAGTCTGAAAAATATATGGATGATTGTTGGTTGTGGCTTTACAGAGGAGCTTGGCACGAATGGGATATTCATGAAATTGACATGGCAGTTCCGTTGAGTCCTTCTGAAGTATTGTTAAAACGTCATGCGATTTTATACCACCAGTCTCAAAAAGACCGAGTTATGTTTCAAGGAAATGATTCTCGCGAATTCTGGGTTAGAGCAGAAGACCGAAATAAAAATACAGCAATCCTATATGATGAACTAGGTTTGGCAGAATATGAAGCAATCGAGGCTTTTAAACGCTTTGATTATTAG
- a CDS encoding RagB/SusD family nutrient uptake outer membrane protein has translation MKLNKIAKAAICISLLTAVGCTGDFEEINTNPNGFTPKELEQDFNNIKGGFAPMFNNIQVLTPEWVYQLQQGLSCDIWSGYMATPTGFAGGINNTTYSLVDGWNVFNWDYAYKYVMFNAYDIANKSKGKYDQFYALSLILKVEGMHRVTDTWGPIIYSKFGSPETTIPYDSQEEVYNQMFSELDFAVTELTKRVDAGEASTFTSTDLSAYGGDYKAWVKFANTLRLRLAMRIVKVNPALAKTQAEKAVAQKFGVFTTNADLFKIVSPVYTNPIATISGSWLDIRMSADMESILGGYQDPRTATYFDTSTQFPGQYKGVRTGIAINGKGDHQDFSGIGAVVRSKEIVLMTTAEAYFLRAEGALRGWNMNGTAQALYEAGIKASFDQRGASGAAAYTADNTKTAIAYVDPNFPENNSAAVNNVTVAWDAAATNEVKLQKIITQKWIAGFPEGQEAWSDYRRTGYPKLFPVLKNYSGGTITTQFGVRRINYVTSEKAANAGGVASGVAKLGGPDNGGTRVWWDTTGPNF, from the coding sequence ATGAAACTAAATAAAATAGCAAAAGCAGCTATCTGTATCTCATTACTTACCGCAGTGGGTTGTACAGGTGATTTTGAAGAGATAAATACTAATCCTAATGGTTTTACACCAAAGGAGTTAGAGCAAGATTTTAATAACATTAAAGGAGGCTTCGCTCCAATGTTCAACAATATACAAGTATTGACTCCAGAATGGGTTTATCAATTACAGCAAGGATTAAGTTGTGATATCTGGTCTGGATATATGGCAACCCCAACAGGATTTGCCGGAGGTATTAACAATACTACTTATTCATTAGTGGATGGTTGGAATGTTTTCAACTGGGATTATGCTTATAAATATGTAATGTTTAATGCATATGATATCGCTAATAAATCAAAAGGTAAATACGATCAATTTTATGCACTTTCATTGATTTTGAAAGTTGAAGGAATGCACAGAGTTACGGATACTTGGGGACCAATTATCTATTCTAAATTTGGTTCGCCTGAAACTACAATTCCTTACGATTCTCAAGAAGAGGTGTACAATCAAATGTTTAGCGAATTAGATTTTGCTGTTACTGAATTAACAAAAAGAGTAGATGCTGGTGAGGCTTCAACTTTTACATCAACAGATTTATCTGCTTATGGTGGAGATTATAAAGCTTGGGTGAAATTTGCAAACACTTTGCGTTTAAGACTTGCAATGCGTATTGTTAAAGTTAATCCAGCTTTGGCTAAAACTCAAGCTGAAAAAGCAGTAGCTCAAAAATTCGGAGTATTTACAACAAATGCAGATTTATTTAAAATTGTATCTCCAGTTTACACAAATCCAATTGCTACAATTAGTGGTTCTTGGTTAGATATTCGTATGTCAGCTGATATGGAATCTATTTTAGGTGGTTACCAAGATCCTAGAACTGCAACTTACTTTGATACTTCAACTCAATTTCCTGGTCAATACAAAGGTGTTCGTACAGGTATTGCAATCAATGGTAAAGGAGATCACCAAGATTTTTCTGGAATAGGTGCTGTTGTTAGATCTAAAGAAATTGTTTTAATGACTACAGCTGAAGCTTATTTCTTAAGAGCAGAAGGAGCATTGAGAGGTTGGAATATGAATGGAACGGCTCAAGCTTTATATGAAGCAGGAATCAAAGCTTCATTTGATCAAAGAGGAGCTTCAGGAGCAGCGGCTTATACTGCAGATAATACAAAAACTGCTATTGCTTACGTAGATCCTAATTTCCCAGAAAATAATTCAGCTGCTGTAAATAATGTTACAGTTGCTTGGGATGCTGCAGCAACAAATGAAGTTAAGCTACAAAAAATCATTACTCAAAAATGGATTGCTGGTTTCCCAGAAGGACAAGAAGCTTGGTCTGATTACAGAAGAACAGGTTATCCTAAACTTTTCCCAGTACTTAAAAATTACAGTGGAGGAACAATTACTACTCAATTTGGTGTTCGAAGAATTAATTATGTTACATCTGAGAAAGCAGCTAACGCTGGCGGTGTTGCTTCAGGAGTTGCAAAATTAGGAGGACCAGATAATGGAGGAACAAGAGTTTGGTGGGATACTACAGGTCCTAATTTCTAA